The Methanosphaera sp. BMS genome contains a region encoding:
- a CDS encoding TatD family hydrolase — MIDAHCHLNFEEFNDSREDIIKKSKEEFKYIVDCGASIEGNIRSLALSKQYPTFIMSTIGYHPIYAGVDNKERVNDTLNQIVDNLDDIHAIGEIGLDFATPRPEDELRRQHNVFHQLLTLACEYDMPIVLHVRQAEQHALDIVKKYTNLPDVIFHCFSGKKETAVEAVDYGYYISFATNALFSKKHKQNIKKVPLENMLTETDSPYLSPVKGEPNQPLNIRKTIERIERTKNIEFDEIEHVTEKNAIKVYNL; from the coding sequence ATGATAGATGCACATTGTCATTTAAACTTTGAAGAGTTTAACGATAGCAGAGAGGACATCATTAAAAAATCAAAAGAGGAATTCAAATACATAGTTGACTGTGGTGCCAGTATAGAGGGAAATATAAGATCACTGGCATTGAGTAAACAATACCCTACTTTCATCATGTCAACGATTGGTTATCATCCCATATATGCGGGAGTGGACAATAAAGAAAGAGTCAATGATACGTTGAATCAAATAGTGGATAATCTGGATGATATTCATGCCATTGGAGAAATCGGATTGGATTTTGCTACGCCCCGACCAGAAGATGAACTTAGAAGACAGCACAATGTATTCCATCAATTATTAACACTTGCATGTGAATATGATATGCCCATAGTCTTACATGTAAGACAAGCAGAACAGCATGCACTGGACATTGTCAAAAAGTACACCAACCTACCCGATGTAATATTCCACTGTTTCAGCGGAAAAAAAGAAACCGCCGTCGAAGCCGTGGATTATGGATACTACATATCCTTTGCCACCAATGCATTGTTTTCCAAAAAGCACAAACAGAACATTAAAAAAGTGCCCCTTGAAAACATGCTGACTGAGACCGATAGTCCCTACCTATCACCGGTCAAGGGTGAGCCTAATCAGCCATTGAATATCAGAAAAACCATTGAAAGAATTGAAAGAACAAAAAATATTGAATTTGACGAAATAGAACATGTGACTGAAAAAAATGCCATCAAGGTATATAATTTGTAA
- the uppS gene encoding polyprenyl diphosphate synthase, with the protein MILLQPLYSLYEWYISRNLDKTKMPKHVAIIMDGNRRYSKMQGNLKAIEGHKRGVDTLENVLEWCVDLGIEIVTVYAFSTENFNRSPEEVKDLMDLFVKSFLSISSNKKIRKHEVKLKAVGKLELFPEDVRKAISDAEESTKNYSKHQINIAMGYDGRVEIVDAFKKIAKKVEKGELKAEDINEELINDNLYTAGLDDPNLIIRTSGEERLSGFLLWQSSYSELYFTDSLWPELRKVDFLRAIRSYTERKRRFGR; encoded by the coding sequence TTGATTTTATTACAACCATTATACTCATTATATGAATGGTATATTTCAAGAAATTTGGATAAGACCAAAATGCCGAAGCATGTTGCAATCATCATGGACGGAAACAGACGCTATTCCAAGATGCAGGGAAACCTGAAGGCTATAGAGGGACATAAACGTGGTGTGGATACGCTTGAAAATGTTCTGGAATGGTGTGTTGATTTAGGAATAGAGATTGTGACCGTTTATGCTTTTAGTACTGAAAACTTCAACAGGTCTCCCGAAGAAGTTAAGGACTTGATGGATTTATTTGTTAAAAGCTTTTTAAGTATTAGCAGCAATAAAAAGATTAGAAAACATGAAGTTAAACTAAAGGCTGTTGGTAAATTGGAATTATTCCCCGAAGATGTCAGAAAGGCAATATCTGATGCGGAAGAGTCCACTAAAAATTACAGTAAGCACCAGATTAACATAGCCATGGGATATGACGGTAGGGTGGAAATCGTTGACGCATTCAAAAAGATTGCCAAAAAGGTTGAAAAGGGAGAACTTAAGGCAGAAGACATAAATGAGGAATTGATAAACGATAACCTGTACACCGCGGGACTGGATGATCCTAACCTTATTATCCGAACAAGTGGAGAAGAACGCTTAAGCGGATTTTTATTATGGCAATCATCATATTCAGAGTTATACTTTACAGATAGTTTATGGCCTGAATTAAGAAAAGTAGATTTTTTAAGAGCAATACGCTCATATACTGAAAGAAAAAGAAGATTTGGAAGATAG
- the mtxX gene encoding methanogenesis marker protein Mmp4/MtxX, which translates to MKIAIGLGKNENVLEAIEKFPIEIKVARTNKELLDYFHDSEIDGVIRGSLESNIIMDLKKEYPHIFRASILEIDNHKFMLAPVGIDECDTIRAKKVIVEECSRIVELAGYKPKIALLSGGRKQDKGRSPKIDQSIEECEQVVNDLKDEYNIKHDYILIEEAIKDHANIIIAPDGIIGNIIFRSLVLVAGIKSYGALTLKQPNLFIDTSRSQSVEGYVNSIRLLISIINSKKKLD; encoded by the coding sequence ATGAAGATAGCAATAGGTTTAGGTAAAAATGAAAACGTATTAGAAGCGATTGAAAAATTTCCCATTGAAATAAAGGTTGCACGTACTAATAAAGAATTGTTGGATTACTTCCATGATTCCGAAATCGATGGTGTGATAAGAGGTTCATTGGAATCGAATATCATTATGGATTTAAAAAAGGAGTACCCTCATATATTCAGAGCATCAATTCTTGAAATTGACAACCATAAATTTATGCTAGCACCGGTAGGTATTGATGAATGTGATACCATCCGTGCAAAGAAGGTCATTGTAGAGGAATGTTCACGCATCGTTGAATTGGCAGGATATAAACCGAAGATTGCATTATTATCGGGAGGACGTAAACAAGACAAGGGAAGAAGTCCTAAAATTGACCAGAGCATAGAGGAATGTGAACAGGTAGTGAATGATTTAAAAGATGAATACAATATCAAGCATGATTATATCCTTATAGAGGAGGCTATTAAAGATCATGCAAACATAATAATTGCACCTGACGGCATAATAGGAAACATTATTTTTAGAAGTCTCGTATTGGTTGCCGGAATCAAAAGTTATGGTGCGTTAACATTAAAACAACCAAATTTATTTATTGACACGTCCAGATCACAATCTGTAGAGGGATATGTTAATTCGATTAGATTACTCATAAGCATTATCAATTCCAAAAAGAAGCTTGATTAA
- the hemL gene encoding glutamate-1-semialdehyde 2,1-aminomutase, whose amino-acid sequence MNLDNSKKLYEEAVNYLPGGVNSPVRAFKPYPFFVEKAKGSKLYDVDGNEYIDYCLGYGPILMGHANDKVVEASKMQLELGTDYGVPSQQEVELAKEVVKRVPCAEMVRFCNSGTEATMSAIRLARGITGRDKIIKFEGAYHGAHDTVLVKPGSGAAGLPDCPGIPEDAAKNTLLACFNDEESIRKLINENKDEIACIIVEPIMGNIGCIPPREGYLEFLREITEENGIIFIIDEVITGFRIAKGGAQEYYDVTPDLVTFGKILGGGFPIGAIAGKREFIEQFAPSGKIYQAGTFSGNPMSISAGLATMDILTDKFYKDMHDKGEYFRKGIEDVLGKLKINYQVTGVESMTEVYFTENEVIDYESVKNVDTKSFDKYFHTLLENGVFIAPSQYECIFLSSAHTTEDLDNTFDAMETALKKL is encoded by the coding sequence ATGAATCTAGATAATTCAAAAAAACTATATGAAGAAGCAGTAAATTACTTACCAGGAGGAGTTAATTCACCTGTAAGAGCATTTAAACCTTATCCATTTTTTGTCGAAAAGGCTAAGGGTTCCAAGTTATATGATGTTGATGGAAATGAGTATATCGATTATTGTCTGGGTTATGGTCCAATTTTAATGGGTCATGCAAATGACAAAGTCGTTGAAGCATCAAAAATGCAGTTGGAATTAGGTACCGATTATGGAGTTCCATCACAGCAGGAAGTTGAACTTGCCAAGGAGGTTGTAAAAAGGGTGCCATGTGCCGAAATGGTACGTTTCTGTAATAGCGGTACCGAGGCGACCATGAGTGCCATACGTCTTGCAAGAGGTATAACAGGCAGGGACAAGATCATTAAATTTGAAGGGGCATATCATGGAGCACATGATACCGTACTGGTCAAGCCAGGCTCCGGTGCAGCAGGACTACCTGATTGTCCGGGTATACCAGAGGACGCTGCAAAAAACACACTTCTTGCATGCTTTAATGATGAAGAATCCATTCGCAAACTCATAAATGAAAATAAGGATGAAATAGCATGTATTATCGTTGAACCGATAATGGGAAACATAGGATGCATACCGCCAAGGGAAGGTTATTTAGAATTCCTACGAGAAATAACTGAAGAAAATGGAATAATATTCATAATTGATGAAGTCATCACAGGCTTTAGAATTGCAAAGGGCGGAGCCCAGGAGTACTATGACGTTACACCGGACTTGGTTACCTTCGGTAAAATATTGGGTGGCGGATTCCCTATTGGTGCCATTGCAGGTAAAAGAGAGTTCATAGAACAATTTGCACCTAGTGGAAAAATCTACCAGGCAGGTACCTTCAGCGGTAATCCAATGAGCATAAGTGCAGGGCTTGCTACGATGGACATATTAACGGACAAATTCTATAAAGACATGCATGACAAAGGAGAATACTTCAGAAAGGGTATTGAAGATGTTTTAGGCAAACTGAAAATAAACTACCAGGTTACGGGTGTTGAATCAATGACGGAAGTATATTTTACGGAAAATGAGGTTATTGACTATGAATCAGTGAAAAATGTTGATACAAAGTCATTTGACAAATATTTCCACACATTACTTGAAAATGGAGTGTTTATCGCACCATCACAATATGAATGTATCTTCCTATCTTCAGCACATACTACAGAAGACCTTGACAATACATTTGATGCCATGGAAACAGCTCTTAAAAAATTATAA
- a CDS encoding cobalt-precorrin-8 methylmutase: MYNMGASTKPGYDIANKSREIIKSLIDDDTKDLTYEERDIVERVVHSTADPEYAKLVKISPTFVETALDCFDKKEDILTDINMVKSGITRYDGEVMCYIRDERAIKLAKKEEITRSAAAMRVAAEDGFKGVVAIGNAPTALFEVMRLVEEDQMDARAVVGVPVGFVGAADSKEALSQTDIPYTITTGPKGGTPIAVAVVNSLLNIRKK; this comes from the coding sequence ATGTACAATATGGGAGCATCAACCAAACCAGGTTATGATATTGCAAATAAAAGTAGAGAAATTATAAAATCATTAATTGATGATGACACCAAGGATTTGACATATGAGGAAAGGGACATTGTAGAACGTGTGGTTCACTCTACAGCAGACCCTGAATATGCCAAATTAGTTAAGATATCACCAACATTTGTTGAAACTGCACTTGACTGTTTTGACAAGAAAGAGGACATTCTTACAGACATCAACATGGTTAAGTCAGGTATAACCCGTTATGATGGAGAAGTCATGTGTTATATCCGTGATGAAAGAGCAATAAAACTCGCTAAAAAAGAGGAGATTACCCGTTCTGCAGCGGCCATGAGAGTTGCGGCTGAAGATGGATTTAAGGGCGTTGTTGCAATAGGTAATGCACCAACCGCATTGTTTGAAGTAATGAGGTTAGTTGAAGAAGACCAAATGGATGCACGTGCAGTTGTTGGCGTACCTGTAGGATTTGTGGGTGCAGCCGACAGTAAGGAAGCATTATCCCAGACGGATATCCCATATACAATTACTACCGGACCTAAAGGCGGAACGCCTATAGCAGTAGCCGTTGTAAATTCATTACTTAACATTAGAAAAAAATAA
- a CDS encoding DUF5814 domain-containing protein, producing the protein MIILRRNKKIVELYPIGPAKGALNSKRVPLFYSYFKLQEVDGKIRPYRFIIRQDNVETIKMPKEAIKIMRKQNVLLATKDENIEKMLDSLNIAYKYTHICRHCTFEGNITLLKKSASYKLYDEYICKSCAEDEIHRIMKLRGYKEATFPNFKKLLNKTHNLEKVLKVFDPKFNPIQNEDLTLYDKITVKKHKYPRINVNTLKIPKRFKAILSKKLKHLLPVQILALNAGLLEGENLLVVSATASGKTLVGELAGIPKAMNHKKFIYLTPLVALANQKYRDFKKQYKDLGLKVAIKVGSNRIKAKNELTIANKSAKHADIIVATYEGLDFMLRSSRYDELKNIGCVVIDEIHMLDEQERGPRLNGLVNRLLTIFPDAQLIGLSATVKNSKQIASNFKMKLVEYDQRPVPLERHLIFTKNEYEKNSLLASLSKKEFNTLSSKGYHGQTIIFTNSRRKTHSITQQIQKRGLTAAAYHAGLSYSKKVKIEKDFANQNISTVVTTAALAAGVDFPAAQVLFETLRMGNKWLTNNDFSQMLGRAGRPSYHDRGKVFLLPEISKEYDNESEEEMAIKLLDSDVDDINVEYSELDSYEQVLADISSIRNADIRNMESSYNKLETPLLFEEVINVLHDRKLIMHHNNNESVLLPTKYGRAVSMSFLEIPKAEYIKKHINQDPLLIVESIEPFDSAYISNRLVTRVSKALKTNVSTRLFADSTRTILTSGEVLAKLDSQYADKLLAMQIDFMDCKCKERPFCSCLERNISHKIIRRRLQGWNPNRISKEFMSLYDIHIYPGDVFTWLDQVIRTLEAISRIANAFNNKKVRDNCNRLIKKIEQGK; encoded by the coding sequence ATGATAATACTAAGAAGAAATAAAAAAATCGTGGAATTATATCCAATAGGACCAGCAAAAGGTGCATTAAACTCTAAACGTGTACCTTTATTTTACAGCTACTTCAAATTACAGGAAGTTGATGGAAAAATAAGACCGTACCGTTTTATCATTAGACAGGATAATGTGGAAACAATAAAGATGCCAAAGGAAGCAATAAAAATTATGAGAAAGCAAAATGTTCTGCTGGCCACAAAGGATGAAAACATAGAAAAAATGCTTGATTCACTAAACATAGCATATAAGTACACTCACATCTGCAGACACTGTACATTTGAGGGCAACATTACATTACTTAAAAAGTCGGCATCATACAAACTTTACGACGAATACATATGCAAATCATGTGCAGAGGATGAAATACATCGTATAATGAAGTTACGTGGCTATAAAGAAGCGACATTTCCAAATTTTAAAAAGTTACTTAACAAAACACACAACTTGGAGAAGGTACTTAAGGTATTTGACCCGAAATTCAATCCCATTCAAAATGAAGATTTAACATTATACGATAAGATAACAGTCAAAAAACACAAATATCCCCGAATCAATGTAAATACCCTTAAAATTCCAAAAAGATTCAAGGCCATTCTATCAAAGAAACTAAAACATCTTCTTCCTGTACAAATCCTGGCACTCAATGCGGGTCTATTGGAAGGTGAAAACTTGCTTGTCGTATCGGCTACGGCATCAGGTAAGACATTGGTTGGAGAGCTGGCCGGAATACCAAAGGCCATGAATCACAAGAAATTCATCTATCTTACACCACTGGTTGCCCTTGCCAACCAAAAGTACAGAGACTTTAAAAAACAGTACAAGGATTTGGGTCTAAAGGTAGCCATCAAGGTGGGATCAAATAGGATAAAGGCAAAAAATGAGCTGACCATTGCAAACAAATCCGCAAAGCATGCCGATATAATCGTTGCAACATATGAAGGACTGGATTTCATGTTACGTTCTTCCAGGTATGATGAATTAAAAAACATTGGATGTGTCGTAATCGATGAGATACACATGCTTGATGAACAGGAAAGAGGTCCAAGATTAAACGGATTGGTTAACAGGTTATTAACGATTTTTCCGGATGCTCAGCTAATCGGGTTATCCGCTACAGTTAAAAATTCAAAACAAATAGCAAGCAACTTCAAAATGAAACTGGTTGAATATGACCAAAGACCGGTACCGTTGGAACGTCATTTGATATTTACAAAAAATGAGTACGAAAAGAACTCATTGCTGGCAAGTCTGTCAAAAAAGGAATTCAACACATTATCCTCCAAGGGTTATCATGGACAGACGATAATTTTTACAAATTCACGTAGGAAAACACATTCAATAACACAGCAAATACAAAAAAGAGGACTGACCGCAGCGGCATACCATGCTGGATTATCCTATTCCAAAAAGGTAAAGATAGAAAAGGATTTTGCAAATCAAAATATATCCACCGTTGTGACAACGGCAGCTCTTGCAGCAGGTGTGGACTTCCCGGCAGCACAGGTACTGTTTGAAACATTACGTATGGGAAACAAATGGCTTACAAACAATGACTTCTCGCAGATGCTGGGACGTGCAGGCAGGCCATCCTACCATGACCGGGGAAAGGTATTCTTACTTCCGGAAATCTCCAAGGAGTACGATAATGAATCTGAAGAGGAAATGGCTATAAAGTTACTTGATAGTGATGTGGACGATATCAACGTGGAATACAGTGAACTTGACAGCTACGAACAGGTACTGGCTGATATCTCATCAATCAGGAATGCAGATATCAGAAACATGGAATCCAGTTATAACAAGTTGGAAACACCTCTGCTATTTGAAGAAGTGATAAATGTGCTCCATGATAGAAAACTGATAATGCATCACAATAATAATGAATCGGTTCTTCTTCCAACAAAATATGGACGTGCAGTTTCAATGTCATTTTTGGAAATACCCAAGGCAGAATACATTAAAAAACATATCAATCAGGATCCATTGTTGATAGTAGAGTCAATCGAGCCATTTGACAGTGCATATATCAGTAACCGCTTGGTAACACGGGTGTCCAAGGCACTTAAAACAAACGTCAGCACGAGGCTGTTTGCAGATTCCACCCGTACAATATTGACATCGGGAGAAGTTCTTGCCAAGTTGGATTCACAATATGCAGATAAGTTACTTGCTATGCAGATAGATTTCATGGACTGTAAATGTAAGGAAAGACCATTCTGTTCGTGTCTTGAAAGAAATATCTCTCATAAAATTATCAGAAGAAGACTTCAGGGTTGGAATCCCAATAGAATAAGTAAGGAGTTCATGTCATTATATGATATACATATCTATCCGGGGGATGTATTCACCTGGCTTGACCAGGTAATCAGAACATTAGAGGCAATATCCCGAATAGCAAACGCATTCAACAATAAAAAAGTCAGAGATAATTGTAATCGTCTAATTAAAAAGATAGAACAAGGTAAATGA
- the arfB gene encoding 2-amino-5-formylamino-6-ribosylaminopyrimidin-4(3H)-one 5'-monophosphate deformylase, protein MGLENLGEQMDKSIKMKYSSGNVLSEEIHKIGLIALGSHRENHGSCLPIDTDSKIASNVTLKVATDTGATYLGIFYAATEYDYVKHGWHLDKDELICNQIIPQLDNARKLLDLESVIIVNGHGGNNLLLDEIDTIEDGCKLNVIFNNSIIENEGPHACTGELSMGSVLGFCDDTKMDVHQDYSKNPEVGMIGLKMARSNNQIIDKEADYIENHGMTIDEELGKKLLNDAYDSIIEDIKRLLRDN, encoded by the coding sequence ATGGGACTTGAAAATCTAGGTGAACAGATGGACAAAAGCATTAAAATGAAGTATTCATCAGGTAACGTCTTATCTGAAGAGATACATAAAATCGGATTAATCGCCCTGGGTTCCCATAGAGAAAATCATGGAAGTTGTCTTCCAATCGATACGGATTCAAAGATAGCATCCAACGTGACATTAAAGGTGGCTACAGATACCGGTGCTACATACTTGGGCATATTCTATGCAGCAACGGAGTATGATTACGTTAAACACGGATGGCATCTGGATAAGGATGAATTGATTTGTAATCAGATTATCCCCCAGTTAGATAATGCACGTAAACTGCTTGATTTGGAAAGTGTGATTATAGTTAACGGTCATGGCGGAAACAATTTGCTTTTGGATGAAATTGACACAATAGAAGATGGATGTAAATTGAATGTCATCTTCAACAATTCGATTATAGAAAATGAGGGACCACATGCATGTACCGGTGAGTTATCAATGGGAAGCGTTCTTGGTTTCTGTGACGATACTAAGATGGATGTTCATCAGGATTACTCCAAAAACCCCGAAGTGGGTATGATTGGATTAAAAATGGCAAGAAGCAATAACCAAATCATTGACAAAGAGGCCGACTACATTGAAAACCACGGCATGACTATCGATGAAGAATTGGGCAAAAAACTATTAAATGATGCATATGATAGCATCATAGAGGATATAAAAAGGTTGTTGAGAGATAATTAA
- a CDS encoding RNA-binding protein, producing the protein MKTKQRYFLKNKKIKEIKKELGSYEDIIPKKAQVEFIKIEDMPDILLVNNQPLVMQTEDRVIPTLKAVVDKEISEKYAMVDMGAINFVIKGADIMSPGIVDADKSIQPGETIIVIEESHKKPLAIGISLISGEEMIENDKGKAIENLHYVGDEIWDLKI; encoded by the coding sequence ATGAAAACCAAACAACGATATTTTCTGAAAAATAAAAAGATTAAGGAAATCAAGAAGGAATTAGGCAGTTATGAGGACATTATCCCTAAAAAGGCACAAGTGGAATTTATCAAGATAGAAGATATGCCCGACATATTGCTTGTAAACAATCAACCATTAGTAATGCAGACAGAGGATAGGGTAATTCCAACATTAAAGGCAGTTGTTGATAAAGAGATTAGCGAAAAATATGCCATGGTAGACATGGGTGCCATAAACTTCGTTATTAAAGGAGCAGACATCATGTCACCGGGAATAGTTGATGCGGATAAAAGCATACAACCCGGAGAAACCATCATCGTAATTGAAGAAAGCCATAAAAAACCATTGGCAATTGGTATCAGCCTCATTTCTGGTGAAGAAATGATTGAAAACGACAAAGGCAAAGCAATAGAAAATCTCCACTATGTCGGAGATGAAATATGGGACTTGAAAATCTAG
- a CDS encoding LSm family protein, which yields MNDQKNNNNTSRPLDALGKSLNSQVLIKLKGGKEFRGALQSFDMHMNLVLNDAEELEDGESTRRLGVVLVRGDNIVYISPG from the coding sequence TTGAATGACCAGAAAAATAACAACAATACATCTAGACCACTAGATGCATTAGGAAAATCATTAAATTCTCAAGTACTTATTAAACTTAAAGGTGGAAAAGAATTCAGAGGTGCATTACAAAGTTTTGACATGCACATGAATTTAGTACTTAACGATGCTGAAGAACTCGAAGATGGGGAATCCACTCGTAGATTAGGCGTTGTTTTAGTTCGCGGAGATAACATCGTATATATATCACCAGGATAG
- a CDS encoding 50S ribosomal protein L37e encodes MKGTPSFGKRNKKNHIRCRRCGRNAYNPNKKFCASCGFGRSRRLRRYSWQNKKPVTGKRLK; translated from the coding sequence TTGAAAGGAACACCATCATTTGGGAAACGTAATAAGAAAAATCATATCAGATGTAGAAGATGTGGAAGAAACGCTTACAACCCAAATAAAAAATTCTGTGCTTCATGTGGATTCGGTAGATCCCGTAGATTAAGAAGATACAGTTGGCAAAATAAAAAACCTGTAACAGGTAAAAGATTAAAATAG
- the oadA gene encoding sodium-extruding oxaloacetate decarboxylase subunit alpha, producing the protein MAKVKIIETALRDAHQSLIATRMRTEDMLPIIEEMDKVGYFSLEAWGGATFDSCIRFLNEDPWERLRLFKENVSKTPLQMLLRGQNLVGYKHYADDVVKEFVEKSYENGIDVFRIFDALNDSRNMEMSIKTAKAQGAYVQGTISYTISPVHTIESYVEFAKKLEAMDCDAITIKDMAGLITPIMAKDLVTALKEQTSLDVNLHSHCTSGLTLMSYQAAIEAGVDLVDTAISPFSGGTAQPPTESVVAALQSTEYDTGIDLAQLNIVKNYFAELAEKYQGLIDPLASKVDTDVLRYQVPGGMLSNLVSQLKQQDAIDKYEDVLNEIPHVRKDLGYPPLVTPTSQIVGVQSVMNVLMGKRYENITKEVKEYLKGAYGRAPAEINIDLYKKALGDEEPITCRPADLLEPELEAARKYVKENDLYTKEEDVLTYALYPTVAEKFLKGEAVAEEIPEPKTNFTASNIPNSYDVEVDGEVFNVKVLPTGYMEMEPGSGKVTSAVENGLHSSMQGMIVKLKVKVGDNVEEGDTVAVLEAMKMENDVKTDRSGKVTEILISEGDTVEKGSVLMVIE; encoded by the coding sequence ATGGCAAAAGTGAAAATAATTGAAACCGCATTACGTGATGCTCATCAATCATTAATCGCTACTAGAATGCGAACAGAGGACATGCTTCCAATTATTGAAGAAATGGATAAAGTAGGATATTTTTCATTAGAAGCATGGGGAGGAGCAACTTTCGATTCATGTATTCGTTTTTTAAATGAAGACCCATGGGAAAGACTTAGATTATTCAAAGAAAACGTAAGCAAAACACCATTACAAATGTTATTAAGAGGACAAAACCTCGTAGGATACAAACACTATGCAGATGATGTTGTAAAGGAATTCGTTGAAAAATCCTATGAAAACGGTATAGACGTCTTCAGAATATTCGATGCATTAAACGATTCCAGAAACATGGAAATGTCAATCAAAACAGCTAAAGCACAGGGAGCCTATGTACAAGGAACAATAAGTTATACCATAAGTCCCGTTCATACCATAGAATCATACGTTGAATTTGCTAAAAAACTTGAAGCTATGGACTGTGATGCAATAACAATCAAGGACATGGCAGGATTAATAACTCCTATAATGGCAAAAGATTTGGTAACAGCATTAAAAGAACAAACCAGCTTAGACGTAAACTTACACAGTCACTGTACTAGTGGATTAACATTAATGAGTTATCAGGCAGCAATTGAGGCAGGAGTAGACCTAGTAGACACTGCAATATCACCATTTTCCGGTGGAACCGCTCAACCACCAACCGAAAGTGTGGTAGCAGCATTACAATCAACCGAATATGATACGGGCATCGACCTAGCACAATTAAACATAGTCAAAAATTACTTTGCAGAATTGGCTGAAAAATACCAGGGACTAATCGATCCATTAGCATCCAAAGTGGATACTGACGTGTTAAGATATCAGGTACCCGGTGGAATGTTATCAAATCTAGTATCTCAACTAAAACAACAAGATGCAATAGACAAATACGAAGATGTTCTAAACGAAATACCACATGTAAGAAAAGACTTAGGATATCCACCATTGGTAACTCCAACAAGCCAAATTGTAGGAGTACAATCTGTAATGAACGTACTGATGGGTAAAAGATATGAAAACATCACCAAAGAAGTAAAAGAATACTTAAAAGGAGCATACGGAAGAGCACCAGCTGAAATAAACATTGATTTATATAAAAAAGCATTAGGTGATGAAGAACCAATAACCTGCAGACCTGCAGATTTATTAGAACCAGAATTGGAAGCAGCACGTAAATATGTCAAAGAAAACGATTTATACACCAAAGAAGAAGATGTTTTAACATATGCATTATACCCAACAGTAGCTGAAAAATTCCTCAAAGGCGAAGCAGTAGCAGAAGAAATACCAGAACCAAAAACCAACTTCACAGCATCAAACATACCAAACTCATACGATGTGGAAGTAGACGGTGAAGTCTTCAACGTAAAAGTACTTCCTACAGGTTATATGGAAATGGAACCAGGCAGCGGTAAAGTAACATCCGCAGTAGAAAACGGATTACACTCCTCCATGCAGGGAATGATTGTAAAGCTCAAGGTAAAAGTTGGCGACAACGTTGAAGAAGGAGATACAGTAGCAGTTCTCGAAGCCATGAAAATGGAAAACGATGTAAAAACAGATAGAAGTGGAAAAGTAACTGAAATACTAATCTCTGAAGGGGATACAGTAGAAAAAGGATCAGTTTTAATGGTAATAGAATAA